The Funiculus sociatus GB2-C1 genomic sequence TTTCAGGGCGTTCTCGGTATGTTTACAGATATTACTAGCCGCAAGCAGGCACAAGAGGCTCTAAAAGAGAGCGACAGGCTATTCCAAGGTCTATTCCAAGCAACATTTGAGCAGGTGGCTGTTGGCATCGCGCACGTAGGAATAAACGGACAGTGGCTACTGGTTAACCAAAAACTCTGCGACATTGTGGGTTATACGCAAGAGGAATTGCTAACGCGAACTTTTCAGGATATTACCCACCCCGATGACCTAAATACAGATATTGAATATGTCCGCCGAGTGTTGGCATCAGAGCTTCAGACATATTCAATGGAGAAACGCTACATTCGCAAAGATGGTTCCCACATCTGGATTAATTTAACCGTTTCTTTGGTACGAGAACCTGACGGTAAGCCTAAATATTTCTTTTCTGTTGTTGAAGACATTAATGAACGCAAGCAAGCTGAGAGTGCATTACAAAAATCCCTTAAGGAATTGTCAGACATCAAGTTGGCGATAGATCGAGCCGCGATTGTCGTCGTGACAGACGAGAAAGGAATTATTAACTATGTAAACGATAAGTTTTGTCAAATCTCTCAATATTCCAGAGAAGAACTGATAGGACAAAACCATCGCCTGATTAATTCCGGTTTTCATACAAAAGAATTCTTTCAAAACCTGTGGCAGACAATTTCTAACGGAAGAACTTGGCAAGGAGAGATTAAAAACCAAGCCAAAGATGGCACTTATTACTGGGTAAATACCACGATTGTTCCTTTTCTAAATAGCCAAGGAAGACCGTTTCAATATTTAGCAATTCGATTCGACATCACTGAACGCAAGCAGACAGAACAAGCATTGCAGCAGAGTGAACAAAAGCTGAAAATAGCTCTAAAAGCTGCCGAAATGGGTACTTGGGACTGGAATATTCTAACTAATGAAGTTACCTGGTCGGATAAGAACGAGCAGCTATTTGGTCTGGCTCCGGGTACTTTCCGGGGAACCTATGAAGCCTTCCAAGAATGCGTTCATCCTGAAGACCGCGAAGCTACACATCAAGCTGTAAGTCGTGCCGTTGAGGAAAAGAAGGACTACGAGAAGGAATATCGTATTATCAGACCGGATGGTAGTATCCGCTGGATGATCGGAAAAAGCCAGTTGTTTTGTGATGAAACTGGTTTGGTGGCAGTGCGGATGATTGGCACAACCAGGGATATCACCGAACAGAAGCTCTCTGAAGCAGCGCTAAGGCAACAAACTGAGCGGGAGCGGTTGATAGGAGCGATCGCGCAACGCATCCGCCAATCTTTAAATCTGGACGAAATTCTCAATATTACAGTTACTGAAGTACGGAATTTTCTCGCCTGTGACCGAGTGGTAATTTACCGATTTTCCCCAGATGGAAATGGTCTGGTAGTTGTAGAATCCGTCTCTCCTGGTTGGATATCTATGCAGGGAGTAGTAATCCAAAGTACCCTGGTAGAAACCTATTTTGAACGCTATAAACAAGGAAACATTATCGCAATAGAAGATATTTATACAGCAGGTTTAGATCAAGATTACATCGATATAATGGCTCAGTTCCAAATCAGGGCTAACTTAAAAGTACCAATTTTGCAAGGGGAACAGGAGAGCAGACAAGCAGACAAGCAGACAAGCAGAAAAACAGACTTGGGAGAAAAAGCTTTGTCCCCAATCCCCAATCCCCAATCCCCGATCCAAAATCGATTCTGGGGACTGTTGATTGCCCATAATTGTTCGGAACCCCGACAATGGCAGCAGTGGGAAATTGATTTGCTCTCTTCATTGGCAACACAGGTAGCGATCGCTATTGAACAATCTGCACTATTCAAACAGGTGCAGGAACTTAACGTTAACCTGGAACGCCAAGTCCAAAAACGTACCACCCAACTACAACAATCTCTCGGCTTTGAAGCAGTGCTGAAACGCATCACTGACAAAGTTCGCGATAGTCTTGACGAAAGCCAGATTTGCCTTGCTGCTGTAAGAGAATTAGCTCTCTCATTCTACGTCGGCAGCTGCCATGCCTCTTTATACAACTTGGAGCAAGAGACCGCTACTATCTGCTATGAATACACCATTTCAATGCCTTCCTCTAAAGGTCGCGTGTTGTCGATGGCTTCCTTCCCGGAAATTTACCAACCCCTCCGCCAAGGTAAGTGTTTCCAATTTTGTTCGCTCAATGCGAACTCTAATGATGGTCAAGCGGCTATGCTGGCGTGTCCGATTTTTGATAATCAAGGAGTGTTGGGGGATTTGTGGTTACTCCATCGCCCAGATTACACTTTCAACAATTTAGAGATTCGGCTGGTGCAGCAGGTGGCAAATCAATGCGCGATCGCTATTCGTCAAGCCCGACTTTATCAAACTTCACAAGCGCAAGTTCAGGAACTCGAAAAACTAAATCAACTCAAAGATGACTTTTTGAGTACAGTTTCTCACGAGTTGCGGACTCCGATTTCTAATATGAAAATGGCGATCCAAATGCTCAAAATTGCTCCTACGGCCGAACGAAGTCAGCGCTATTTGCAGATATTGCAAGCTGAGTGTAATCGAGAAACTGAGCTTATCAACGATCTCCTAGATTTGCAGCGCCTAGCCGCTGCGTCTTATCCCAGCTTTCTTGCCACTGCAATAAATATACCCGAATGGCTGCCTAGCATCCTTGAACCATTTCGTTCGCGCGTTCAGGAACGTCAGCAAATCTTACAGCTTCACATCCCGCCAGAATTGCCTCCCCTCGTCTCCGATTTAACGAGTGTGGAGAGGATCGTGAGCGAGTTGGTTAATAATGCCTGCAAGTACACCCCACCGGAAGAACAAATTACTGTGACTGTGTATGCAAAGGAGAAAACGCTGCAATTGAGCGTCAGCAATTCTGGTGTTGAGATTCCCCAGAAGGAGCTAAGCCGCATTTTTGAAAAGTTCTACCGCATTCCCAGTAGCGATCGCTGGAAGCAGGGCGGAACTGGTTTAGGATTGGCACTGGTGCAGAAACTCACAGAGCATTTGGGAGGTACTTTGCGAGTGGAAAGTGCTAATAATCAAACAACTTTTATCGTCGAGTTACCTTTAATATTTCGTGAACAGTAGGGATTGGGGATTGGGGATTGGGGATTGGGGATTGGGGAAAAAGTCTTACCTAGTCCCTAGTCCCTAGTCCCCAGCCCCTAGTCCCCAGCCCCTAGTCCCCAGCCTCCCTATTCACAATCTGGCGGATTTGGGCTGTTTTTTCGGCATACTCCGCATCATCCAAGACTGGTTTTGCGCCTTCAATTGTTAGCGGTTGGGCAAGATCGATCCATGACTTGCAGCCGCCGTATTCCGGACTATAGGTAATTATCTCTGGTTGGGGAAGTTTGTAAGTGCGTAGCAGCAGCACATAAAGGGGAGTTCGCGGCTTCCATTTCAGGCGATCGCTTACAAATTGCTCGTTCCAGATATGGTAAGGTAGCAGCGCCTTAACAGCCGCTTCGTCACTTACCTGGAAAATATCGGTAATTTTAGCCCAAGCGCCAATTCTGATAGTCTCAGGATGCCAGCCTGACGGCACTGTTTTCACCAGGTGGGAATATTCAGCTTTTAGCAAATTCGGCTGTTGATGTTCAAATGTTGGGTAAAGCAAAACTTCTTTTTGGGCAACTTGAAAGCGGTTTCCCTCCTCGCGGATGCCGCCTTTGCGTAGCAGCATAATCGTTTTGCCTTGTTCTAAAGCATCAACAGCAGTTGCCCATTCTTTGAAGGCGTGAGTAGTATTTGTAGTGGTTGTAGTGGATTGCATAAGTTATCGGGTAGAGTCCTGATTCAAGACTAGCGCCAACATTTAGGATGAAGGCATAACCCTATTAGTCAGGACTAACAAATGCAAACGCGATCGCTTGGCACTTCCGAAATCCAAATCACGCCTATCATCATGGGTACATGGCAAGCTGGCAAAAAGATGTGGGTGGGAATTGAAGATGCCGACACTATAAAAGCAATACGGGCGGCGTTTGATGCTGGTATTACAACAGTTGATACCGCTGAAGTCTACGGAGAAGGACACTCTGAACAGATTGTCGCCCAAGCCCTCTCAGATGTGCGCGACAAAGCAGTGTATGCCACAAAGGTGTTTGCCAACCATCTCAAGTATGACCAAGTGATAGAGGCGTGCGATCGCTCTCTCAAAAACCTAAACACCGATTACATCGATTTATACCAAATTCACTGGCCTGCTGGCACATTTAAAAGTGAAATTGTCCCCATTGAGGAGACAATGAACGCTTTAAACCATCTGAAAGAACAAGGTAAAATTCGCGCAATCGGCGTTTCTAATTTCAACCGCGCTCAATTAGAAGAAGCCGCCCAATATGGACGCATTGATAGTTTGCAACCGCCTTATTCTCTATTTTGGCGTTGGGTAGAAAAAGATTTAACTCCTTACTGCGTCGAAAACAATATTTCCATCGTTGCCTATTCTCCTCTTGCTCAAGGATTATTAACTGGTAAATTTGAACCAGGACATAAATTCGACCCCCAAGATAACCGCGCTAAAAATAAACTCTTTCAAGGAGAGAATTACGATCGCGCTCAGTCAGCTTTAGACAAACTGCGTCCGATTGCTGAACGCCATGAGTGTAGCCTAGCTCAGTTAGCGTTAGCTTGGTTAATTGCCCAACCACAGGCGAATGCGATCGCAGGCGCAAGAAACGAGCAACAAGCCGTAGACAACGCCAAAGCCGGTGATATTAATTTATCTGCTGATGAGGCGCAACAAATTGACGCAATTGGGCGAATTGTCACCGACCATTTGGATGATAATCCTGTCATGTGGAATTGGTAAGTAGGACACCAAATAAACGTAAAATACTCTGTGTATATAGCGTTTCTTAGTTAGGTAGAATATATTGCGGTTCTAAGAGGGTGTCTGAGAAGTGTCACAAGTTTCGATCCCCCCAGCCCCCCTTAAAAAGGGGGGAGAATCAAGTCTTAGTCCCCCTTTTTAAGGGGGATGCAAGGGGGATCTCCACCCTTTTAGCGTCTCGATTATGACTATTTCAGGCATCCTCTAACATTGGTAGTGGCTTTTTGATTGCCATGCCCCTACAGATGTATCGCGCCCAACCCTTGAGTTGCTATAGAAACACGGTTGTTATATACAGAGTATTTTACGTCTACCTAGTTAATTAAATTGCAATCTATGGCAAAAGCCGCAGATATTGGCAGCAAACGTTTAATCAGTTTGGCAAAGACTGGCTGGGTGCAATGGGTGACACAAAACCCCGATATCGTAGCTGGAGAATTTCTTGATTCACAATTCCAGTGGCTCAGCCGTGAAAGTGATGTCTTAGTAAAAGCCAACAGCCCGGAACACGGCGATTTTTTAGTGCTTAACGAGATACAATTAAACTATCAAGTTCGGATGCCGAAGCGGATGCGGGCTTATGCAGCACTAGCAGAAGAAAAGTACAACTTGCCAGTTTATCCGGTGCTGATTAACATTAGGCAACCCTCAGAAACAATTGTAGTGGCACGCTACGACTCTGAATTTATGGGGTTGCGATCGCGTCAAGATTATCGAGTAATTAATCTCTGGGAAGTAGACGCTGAAATTGCTTTTCAACCATCACTACCATCTTTACTACCTTTTGTGCCAATGTTGAGGGGCGGAGGTGAGGAGTATGTAGTCAGACGCGCCGTACAGCGTCTAAGAGAAGATGAACAGTTAAACGAGCTAGAACCCCTGTTAGCGTTCTTTGCTGGTTTCGTCTTAGAAACTCGTTTAGTACAACAGATTATGAGGTGGGATATGGCTGTGTTAAGGGAATCTCCTTGGTATCAAGAGATTTTAAGAGAAGGACAACAACTAGGGATGCAGCAGGGAATGCAGCAAGGGCTGCTGTCAGGTATTGAACTGGCTTTAGAGTTAAAATTCGGCACTGAGGGCTTACAGCTAATGCCGGAAATCTCTAATATTCAGGATGTGGAACGATTGAAAGCGATCGCGCAAGCAATCAAAACGGTAAATTCTTTGGATGAACTGCGATCGCGTATAACGGCAAGCTAATTGTTCAATGTACATTGCTTCTTCAGGTACAAGTAAATGCGATGAATGAAACAATGTACATTAACCTTTTTTTCCTATTATCTATTCTCTAGTCGCTAAAAGCATCCTTGATGCTATCAATGGTGCGTTCCACAACATTCTTTGCGTCGTCTACTGCTTTCTCAGTCCGAGCCGCATCTTCATCTGCTCTTTTCTCAATTCGATTCCTATCTCTTTTTGCTTTGCCCTCAACGGCGCTATCATCCGTTGATTGCTCAACTCGGCTGGCATTTTTATTTGCAGCTTCCTTAACCTTATCTTTCGTATCTTCGATGAAATTCTTGGATGGTTCAGCCACGTCGTCACGGTATTTCTCTTTAACTTGATCGCCCACGTCTGCTGCGGCGATCAAGTTTACAGCAGGAGAAGCCATTGCTGCGGTGTTCGAGAAAAACGCACCCTGCCAAACGAAGGCGATCGCTGACACGCAAAACAGAGTTGTAGCCAGCCAGCGTCCTACAGTCGAAAGCCGTTTTGTAAAATAATTCAGTTTCATAGAATACCATGAGGTTTAGCATCCTATATTTACTTCATTTAGCGCATCAGCCAAACCGCTCTGTAGATAGATGTTCTCCCGTTAAAAGTTGTTAGACAAATTCACTCTTTCGATAGATTGAGTGAACGAACGTCATGTAAGCTGCACAGTTTAAGTTTGATGTGGAAATATCTTATATCGACGATGTGGAGCAATTAAGAGCGATCGCGCAAGCAATCAAAACAGATCGCACTACCAGCCTGCTTAGGAACGTGGATTAAATAATTTACAAAATTTGCGATCTGTAGTGGCATGGCAATGCCATGCCCTGGAGCAGGAAATTTGGGGTTAATAAATTCATGTTCCTTATCCATCTGGTAATAATTCGTAACTGCTAACTCGAATGGTGTATCCCTATTGAGGCGATGGCGTTTCTGGTTAGTTATGAAAAATTACCGCTCTGCTTTTTGGGTCAATAGTTTATCCCTACTGGTAGTTGTTGCTTTAATTGTCTATACCAAAGTGTTTGGTGCCTCAGCAGGAATATTATTTGAGCCGCCAGTGACCCCACAAAATCCAAGTGCGGGTTTGTTAACTCATACATTTCAATTATTATGCACTGTGCCGCCCATTATTTGTACTTTTACTTTTGCATTGCTCCGAGCCATTCAATCACCCAAAAAAATAAATTTATTTATTCTATATTCGGCGCTGATAACTGGAGGTTTTCTGATTAATGAAATTTTTCGGATTCACATTATTCTGTTAAGGGCGGGTATTCCCAAGCTGGTGACTATAGTGGTCTATGCCGCAGTTGCCTTAGGATACGGATTAGCCTTCCGACGGAAACTAAAATCAACGCCCTACATTCTGCTACTCAGTGGCATCGGTCTATTATTCAGCGCGATCGCGGTGGACTCGCTGAGGTTGAGCGGTGATGGATTTCCCAGCTTGCTAGAGGGGGTTCCGAAGTTGTTCAGCGAAATCAATATTGCCCTTTATTTTTGCTATGTCTGCTATGGGGAGATATTGCGATCGCTCAATTCTTCCCCTGTTGAATGATTATGTGGTAATCGTTGGCAGCGATCGCGGTTATTTCTCTTCAACCCAGCCGCGATCGCTACTCTTCCCCTCCTCTCTCTGCGTCTTCTGGGCCTGGGCGGTTCGTCACCTCAACATAAATATGCTCTAGCCGTACAGCTTGACGCGAAATTGAATCCAGAGGAATACCATCAAAACGCGCAATAATCTCCTTCAATTCTAAAGGCTCCGGCAACCAGAAAGCCAAATCATCACCATAACGCCGGACAGCGAAATTATATTCTTTAGCACGCGCGATCGCTCTCTCTTCCTCCGACGTTTGCACCACCACAACCTCCACCGCTGGAATTAATTGCCGAAGTTGTGATAAACTCCCCTCAGCCAAAATAGAACCATTTTTTAGAATACCAACTCTTTGACAAAGACGCTCAGCCTCATCTAACAAATGCGTCGTCAACAAAACCGTAATTCCCTTATCTTTGAGACTCCGAATTAACTCCCAAACTTCATAACGCGACTCAACATCTAAACCCGTCGTCGGTTCATCCAAAATTACCAACTTTGGCAGATGAACCAACGCCACAGCAATATTCAACCGCCGCTGCATCCCACCGCTAAGAGTTTCCACCGGACTTTTAGCGCGACTTGCTAAATTGACAGCCTCCAAACAAGCTTTTACCTGTTGACGACGCTGCTCACTATTTAAACCGTAAATTCGCGCAAAGAAATTAAGATTTTCCTCACAGCTTAGAGTTTTATAAAGCAAATTTTCTTGCGGCGCTACACCAACTAACCTCTTTGTTGCTTCCGAGACAGGCTGGTTATTAATCCTAATCTCACCACTATCAGCCTTACTCAAATTACAAACTATATTAATAGTCGTCGTTTTCCCTGCGCCATTTGGCCCCAGTAACCCGTAAATTTCTCCAGGTGAGATATGTAGCGATAAATCTTGTAAAACCGGGCGCTTTCCGTAAGACTTACTTAGCTTATTGATGTGGAGCATCGAGACAATTGCTAAGGGATTAAAAAAGTTAGAGGGTAGGCATCATGCCTACCCTGTCAATCCTCTTATATTAAACTATAAATTCCACAACTTGTCAAGGTTTTTTTAACGTAAAATACCGCAAAAATAAGGGGATTAGGCAGGATATTATCTTTTACTTTGCGTACCTTTGCACCCTTTGCGTTGAAAATTCAAAGTCTTCTTTCAACGCTCAACATTCGACGATAAGACAGCCATCCACCTGCAACCATGAAAACAGCAAACACGCATAAAAACCAAAAATGCGGGGCAATTTTATCCAGGCTATAGCCGTTAGCAGATACACCGACTAACGCTACATTCATATGATAAATTGGGTTATATTTAGCTATGTCTAGGAGCGTCTGGGGAAATAGCGAAGTAGGCAAAAACGCACCTCCCAAAATTAATAAAGGCACTCCAAACGCAGCTACCAAAGCATTGACATCCTCAGTGCGACGGGCGAACTGCGTACCGAGAATAAATCCTACACCTACATAGGAAATAATACTTAGTAAGATAATCAGACTTCCCAACAGCAAAGAACCTTGAAACCTGGCATTCCAAAAGGCAGCGATAGTATAAACTAAAAGCGCTTGACCGATGCCGATGCAGCTATGGGCGAGGAAAATTCCTAAAAAATAGGACGTACCGCTCAAAGGCGAGATGAAAAGGCGTTTGAGCGTTTGCTGTTCTCTTTCTGACACCACGGTTGCCACACTACCGCCTAAACAACTGAAAAACAGCGCCGCACCTACTAAAGTAGAAGGAGCGGCGAACTCAAAAGCTTGAGCTATTGACAGCTTGGCACGTTCTGCCAGAATAAAGCCACTGAGGAATAAGACCGAAAATGGGAAAATACACCAAAAAATCAGGCTGCGCCGCCGCCGCAACAGTTCAATCAAGATGCGTTGGCAAACTGCCAGCGTTTCGCGCCCGTATTTCATAGTGTGAGGATAAAAGCTGAGTAGCATAATGAGTCAATTATCCACTTCCCCACAATTGCCGTCCATCTCCCGCCGCACGCTGATCAAAATGTTCGGTGTCGGTGCTGCTGCTGGATTACTGGGATATTCTCGCTTCTCCAAACCCCAGCCAACTGTTTTTCGGCAAGATAACATTTTGTTGCCACCAATGCTGAACCAGCCAAAGAGCGTTGTGGTAGTGGGGGCTGGCTTGGCTGGGTTAGCCTGTGCCTATGAACTGAGCCAGCGTGGTTTTACTGTAACGCTTTTAGAGCGATCGCCTCAACTTGGAGGCAAAATCGCCAGCTGGCCAATCCAGGTGGGGAACGAAACTTTTATGATGGAGCATGGCTTCCACGGGTTTTTTCCTCAGTATTACAACCTCAAGAGCATAGTAGAAGAACTCGACATCGCTGAGAATTTCATCGATTTAAAGTTCTACTCGGTTGTTTATCGGGATGGCAATTACAAGCCAGAAGTCTTCCGCCCCAGCAATTCAGCTTTTCCCTGGAATATTGTAGATTTAGCTGTAGCATCCCCCAACCGACTGCGCTGGGGGATTAATTTAACCAAAGTTGGACATTGGGAAGTTTTCCGGGCAATTACGGGATTTCAAACTCAAAAAAGTTTCCAACGTTTAGATCATTTATCTGTTGCCCAATGGGTGCAAAAAGATTTCCCAGATGGGTTGTATGACTTATATTTTCTCCCCTTTGCGAAATCAAGCTTAAATGCACCAGATAAAATGAGTGTGGGAGAATTAATGCAGTTTTTCCACTTCTACTTTTTTGGCAATCCAGAAGGTTTAGCTTTCAACGGCACCAAACAGGATATGGGAACTTCGCTAGTACAACCAATTGCTAAGGCAATTGAACGCAACGGTAGCAAGATTATTAAAGGTGCAACAGTTAGCGAAATTCAGGCACAAGAAGGCAAAATAAATTCCCTCAGCTATCAACAGGGAGATGCTGGAAATGAGGTGCCATTTTGGGTAAAGCGAAATTCTACTATTGCCAACGAGCAACTAGAATATTTTGGTGCAGGAGATACTGTTTTTGCGGCGACACCACAGGGGAATGAAGCAATTTCCCTTAGTTGTACTCACCAAGGCTGTACAGTAGGACTGGCAGATGATGGTAAATTTCACTGCCCTTGTCACGGCGCAGTTTTTGACAGTGAAGGTAGAGTAATAAAAGGGCCTGCAACTAGAGATTTATCACGCTTTAAAGTAGTGCAACGTCAGGAAGATCAGCTGCAACTCGTAGGAGCAAATAATAACTCGCCCCTACAGGAATCAGTGGAGACAGTAAAGGCGGATTACTACGTATTTGCTACCGATGTACCGGGCGTGCAACAATTGTTTAATAGAATGAATGGGGATGTCGAGGAAAGAGTGCGATCGCAAGTTGAAAAATTAGCGGTAGCAGATCCCTTTGCCGTTTGTCGCTTCTGGTTTGACCGCGATTTTGAATGGGAACACAGCAACTTTGCTTCTCTCTCCGGCTATCAACTAACTGACAGCATTTGCCTTTACCACCGGATTCAGGATCAATTTATTGAGTGGACAAAAGAAACTGGCGGTAGTGTTGTTGAATTACACGCTTACGCCTACAAAGAAAAAGATTTTCCTACTCAACAAGTGTTACTTACGACTTTTGAACAGGAACTCTATGAAATTGTCCCAGAACTCAAAGCGGCCAATATGTTACACCGGGAACTGGTGAACCAAAAGAACTTCTCAGGGTACCCACCCAATAGTTACGCAGATAGACCAGAGACTAGCACAGCTATTCCTAACTTATTATTTGCTGGTGACTGGGTGAAAATGCCGTTCCCGTCTGGCTTAATGGAACGGGCAATTAGTAGCGGTTTGTTGGCAGCAAATGAAATTTTACACCGCGAAGGATTGCAAAGGCGACCATTGCTGACGGTGAATCCAGAAGGCGTGTTGCAGATATGAACCTTACCCAGAACCGCGCTGAATTTAGGACAATTAAAGTCGGCTTGATCCGATAGCTATTAGCCTGCGAATTAAATTCGCAGGCGATATTTGTTGATTGGTGAAACTATGCAATCTTCTTCTATAACTACCCAACATCAGAACATTCGCCAGATAGGAATCAACCTTAATTACTGGTATGTAGTTGCACGCAGCACCGAAGTAAAAAACCAGCCGCTGAGTGTCGTTCTCTGGAATCAACCAACCGTAATTTATAGAGATAGCACAGGCAAAATTCACGCCTTAGAAGACCGCTGCCCTCATCGTCAAGTTAAACTTAGTCATGGTAAAGTTATTGGCGACGAATTGGAATGTGCTTATCACGGCTGGCGTTTTAATGAGGCGGGTGAATGTGCAGCAGTTCCCTATTTAGCAGCTAATCAAAAATTACCAAGTTGCCAAATTCGCCGCTATCCTGTGCAAGAATTGGACGGTTTTATCTGGCTTTTTCCTGGGGATCGCACCGATGTAGAAACGCAAAGTTTCACGTCTATAAAACCTCTTTGCGTTCCTGAATGGGATCATCTCAACTATATTGCTACTGTTTCAGTTATTAAGTGTAATGCCCATTACTCGTATTTAATTGAAAACCTGATGGATATGTACCACGGACATTTACATCAGGATTGGCAAGCTTGGACTGATGCAGTGCTTGAAGATATTAACGAAGAAGTTAATCGTGTAGATGCTCATTATCAAGCTCAGAGTTATTACAAAATAGACAAGATTTGGTCTATTTCTCAGTTGTTTTTCCCAGCATTGCGTCGCTTACACCCAGAACCGTTGGATGTAAGTTATATCTATCCGCACTGGGTTTCAACATTAGGCAAGGATTTCAAAATTTACTGTCTACTTTGCCCGGTGAATGAAACGACAACTCGTGCTTATCTCATTCATTTTACATCATTAAATGCCTTTTGGCGGTTGCATAAATTGCCAGTAGCATTTCGCCGTTTTGTGAAAAATAGTTTGTTTGGTTCTGCTCAAAAATTACTCGATGGATTAGTCCTTGAAGATGTACAAATGATTGAGGAAGAACAACAGGCGTATTTAAATAATCCAGAACGACGGGGTTATGAATTAAATCGAGCATTGGTAAGCGTACAACGACTAATGAAAAATCAAGCAGAACAAGAGTAAGCGATCGCTTACTCTTGTTCTGTGTACCTTGATTGTTAAAAGCCCTTCAAGGTAAAATGCTCGATCGCGCCTGCATAAAGAGCCGCGCTCAGCTACGATAAAATCATGGAAGTCACACCAAGAGAAATTCGACTTTACATTACCTCAGACGGCAGAATTCCTTTCAAGGAGTGGTTTGATTCCCTACGAGATAGGAAAGCCAGAGTTAGGATTAAGTTGAGGCTTGATAGAGTTGAGCAAGGCAATCTGGGAGACTGTCGGTCAGTTGGAGCAGGAATCTTTGAACTCAGGATTGACTATGGGCCAGGCTACCGAGTCTACTTTGGACAAATCGGGTCA encodes the following:
- a CDS encoding aromatic ring-hydroxylating oxygenase subunit alpha, with translation MQSSSITTQHQNIRQIGINLNYWYVVARSTEVKNQPLSVVLWNQPTVIYRDSTGKIHALEDRCPHRQVKLSHGKVIGDELECAYHGWRFNEAGECAAVPYLAANQKLPSCQIRRYPVQELDGFIWLFPGDRTDVETQSFTSIKPLCVPEWDHLNYIATVSVIKCNAHYSYLIENLMDMYHGHLHQDWQAWTDAVLEDINEEVNRVDAHYQAQSYYKIDKIWSISQLFFPALRRLHPEPLDVSYIYPHWVSTLGKDFKIYCLLCPVNETTTRAYLIHFTSLNAFWRLHKLPVAFRRFVKNSLFGSAQKLLDGLVLEDVQMIEEEQQAYLNNPERRGYELNRALVSVQRLMKNQAEQE
- a CDS encoding type II toxin-antitoxin system RelE/ParE family toxin codes for the protein MEVTPREIRLYITSDGRIPFKEWFDSLRDRKARVRIKLRLDRVEQGNLGDCRSVGAGIFELRIDYGPGYRVYFGQIGSTIVLLFYGGDKSTQEQDISKARDYWREYEERENADQ
- a CDS encoding FAD-dependent oxidoreductase, with amino-acid sequence MSQLSTSPQLPSISRRTLIKMFGVGAAAGLLGYSRFSKPQPTVFRQDNILLPPMLNQPKSVVVVGAGLAGLACAYELSQRGFTVTLLERSPQLGGKIASWPIQVGNETFMMEHGFHGFFPQYYNLKSIVEELDIAENFIDLKFYSVVYRDGNYKPEVFRPSNSAFPWNIVDLAVASPNRLRWGINLTKVGHWEVFRAITGFQTQKSFQRLDHLSVAQWVQKDFPDGLYDLYFLPFAKSSLNAPDKMSVGELMQFFHFYFFGNPEGLAFNGTKQDMGTSLVQPIAKAIERNGSKIIKGATVSEIQAQEGKINSLSYQQGDAGNEVPFWVKRNSTIANEQLEYFGAGDTVFAATPQGNEAISLSCTHQGCTVGLADDGKFHCPCHGAVFDSEGRVIKGPATRDLSRFKVVQRQEDQLQLVGANNNSPLQESVETVKADYYVFATDVPGVQQLFNRMNGDVEERVRSQVEKLAVADPFAVCRFWFDRDFEWEHSNFASLSGYQLTDSICLYHRIQDQFIEWTKETGGSVVELHAYAYKEKDFPTQQVLLTTFEQELYEIVPELKAANMLHRELVNQKNFSGYPPNSYADRPETSTAIPNLLFAGDWVKMPFPSGLMERAISSGLLAANEILHREGLQRRPLLTVNPEGVLQI